ATTGTTGTCATCATAAGTCTCATCATCAAAACCCGATAGCACAGCCCGCAAATTCTTAACGCCATCATCGGCAATCGAAAACTTGAATTCGGCAGAAGTATATGCGCCATCCGGCGGGAAAGTTATTTTTTTTGAACCAATCGTCTTTTTACCATCCTTGATTTCCAGCTGCCCGCCCTGCCCCTGGTAGCCGGTTGCTCCGATTTCAACTTCAATGGCAAACTCGGTATTTATATACTCAACCGCCGGATATTCTATACCGGAAATATTTACATCTTTTAGACTGACGCCGCCTCCAGTTACCAATGAATAAACCGGCATATCAATTTTCGAGGCGGCTTGAAGAGGGTCCAAACCAATATTGCCGGCGCCATCGGTAACTATTAATAATCCACCAAAATTATAAGCATCAGCAAGCGGTAAGCTTAAAGCTTTCGTAATGTCAGTTGCCTGTCCGTTAAATATCGCTGAATCGGGAAAGCCATCTAATTCTATCAGGGTATCAGAAAAACCGCAATACTTAGCGGGAATATTACGGGGAAGATGCTTTTCAATCTCGGTTTCTGCTATTTGCCGTCTTTGACCGCTTTCCTCATTAATATTCATGCTTGATGAGACATCGACTATCACACCAAGTTTAGAGCCTGTAATTTTTTCGGAGAATACCGTAATTAAAGGTTCTAATAACAAAATACTAATTAAAAATATGCCCAAGCTTCGAAGACATAACAGCAGATATTTTTTCAAAGGTGATATTTGAGGAGCAACATTGGTATAACTCCTCCAGGCCATTAACATCGATAACAGTCCCAAAAGTATATAAAAAATAATATTACCGCTCTGAAAACTTAAAGTGAAAACATCATTCATATTCTAAACCAGCTTGGTTATTGATACTTCCGAAATACAATTTTGTTCTATTTGTCTCTAACAACAGCAAAATCAGCGAGTTTTAGAAGATTTTCTTTATAATCGAGTCCATCAGCTTTGGCTAATGCTTCTTTGGCTCTTTCGCTAAACATGCGGGCTTTCTGGTCGGCATAATCAATCCCGTCGTTATCACTGATGAATTTTATAACCTTTTCGAAACCATCATTGGTAAATTCGCTATTGTACAGCTTGATAATCTTATCTTTATATGAACCGTCGCTATTTCTAAGAGAATGAATCATCGGCAAAGTAACCCATCCCTCACGGATATCGGAACCAAGCTTTTTGCCGGTTTTAGTCGGTTCGCCAACCAAATCAAGAATATCATCAGTGATTTGGAAGGCAATGCCTAAGTTTTCTCCGAACTCACGCATGTTTTTCATTCTTTCCTCATCGCCGCCATTGCAAATAACCCCAGACTCACAGGCGCAAGCAAATAATGAGGCGGTTTTATCAGCGAGAACTCTTAAATATTGGTCTTCATCAATATCAAAATTGCCGGTTAAATAAACCTGGTTTAGTTCGCCGATAGATACTCTTTCAGTTGCCGCCGCAAATCCCTCAAGAAGCTTCTGAAAACCTGATTTGACGAGAAGTTTGAAAGATTTCGAAAATAAATAATCGCCCATTAAAACGGAAACTAAATTATCCCAACGATGATTAACTGTTTCAATACCGCGTCTGGCATCAGATTCATCGATAACATCATCATGCAAAAGGGTTGCGGCATGGATAAGTTCAATAGCCACAGCCGCATAAACTGCGGCGGGGTTATCCGTGCGGCCAACCGAAAGAAAAAGCAGAGCTGGTCTCAAACGCTTGCCGGTTCGAGAAAACAGATGCTTGGTAATCTTGAAAATAAACTCCGAGTCGGTTTCAAGCATCTCTTTTAGCAGCGCGTCATATCTTTCGATATGATTAGCTATTGGCTTAAATATTAAATCAGTATCCATACTCATAATAATCTGGCCTGAAAATATTGATTAAGAATTACAAAGTCAATGCAAATTCTTATAGAGTTTTTACTAAAATATCTCCTTTTTATAATTCAAAATTAATAATCGAGTTTTCTATGTTCGCGGCGAGGTTAAAAAGCTCGACTACTAACCCGTATTTTGCAGTAGAATTACAAATATATAAAAAATATTCGGAATTATTTTGAACATTTAACGTTAAGAATGGTACCGATTCATTGCCCAGTAGGTCAAGCCTACTTGAGGTTTGACCTATTCAACTGGTGGGTCAA
Above is a window of Candidatus Zixiibacteriota bacterium DNA encoding:
- a CDS encoding polyprenyl synthetase family protein, coding for MSMDTDLIFKPIANHIERYDALLKEMLETDSEFIFKITKHLFSRTGKRLRPALLFLSVGRTDNPAAVYAAVAIELIHAATLLHDDVIDESDARRGIETVNHRWDNLVSVLMGDYLFSKSFKLLVKSGFQKLLEGFAAATERVSIGELNQVYLTGNFDIDEDQYLRVLADKTASLFACACESGVICNGGDEERMKNMREFGENLGIAFQITDDILDLVGEPTKTGKKLGSDIREGWVTLPMIHSLRNSDGSYKDKIIKLYNSEFTNDGFEKVIKFISDNDGIDYADQKARMFSERAKEALAKADGLDYKENLLKLADFAVVRDK